One window from the genome of Parasteatoda tepidariorum isolate YZ-2023 chromosome 8, CAS_Ptep_4.0, whole genome shotgun sequence encodes:
- the LOC107437997 gene encoding serine-rich adhesin for platelets, translating to MANFVFVFVACALFVVVVSEADKFQSIHSNERSSDLPEKVVEDFSDFVYVRDDVNASVSNSENEFKNTISGESSSIKDATSVPSDPEVQRNHSNGRSSVLSEKGIEDDQDGKDSEYIPVDEEGVNTHDDFKDESSTEISPSSLPQSTPSDDVSVSVTSSGNELKNTIKLSSLDDGSLTTNITTDKFSLTSEEKQHSNTEVLSISAKTSTSTSTDISTNSNDASSTSKALTGINDISSTSDAATRSDDASSSTDASSDKSDSSFVSGVSIFHTSGNEISSTVTSLLSTNSDSTLDNVSKFSTTPAVLKVTITSSSDATSVVSEVSVSASTSDTTPADLKVSTITSSDASPAVSKASTNILTSDATPVVSEVSVSASTSDTTPADLKASTITSSDATPVSKVSTDTVIPTDLSSSTVISPKSTTSTEELVSNTDMTVITSETTSKDIKTTASSHEPYIDKSTTVTEETSSDSSTFTTPTSTSSEVTTEHLQHIIMPGLKKVKLGLAITFLTVAVLAMAVIIVFMIKMRKTSAGYEELSLVP from the exons ATGGCGAATTTTGTTTTCGTGTTCGTTGCATGTGCTTTGTTTGTCGTCGTGGTTTCCG AGGCcgataaatttcaaagcatcCATTCAAATGAGAGATCATCTGATCTACCTGAAAAAGTAGTCGAAGATTTCTCCGATTTTGTGTATGTACGTGATGATGTTAATGCATCGGTATCCAATTCAGAAAATGagttcaaaaatacaataagTGGAGAATCAAGTTCCATAAAAGATGCAACTTCTGTACCAA gTGATCCTGAAGTTCAGCGTAACCATTCAAATGGAAGATCATCTGTTCTATCTGAAAAAGGTATCGAGGATGATCAAGATGGAAAGGATTCAGAATACATACCAGTAGATGAAGAAGGAGTTAATACACATGATGACTTCAAAGATGAGTCTTCAACTGAAATATCTCCGTCATCTCTCCCTCAATCAACGCCTTCTGATGATGTTAGCGTATCAGTTACCTCTTCaggaaatgaattaaaaaatacaataaaactcTCTAGTTTAGATGATGGTAGCTTAACGACAAACATAACAActgataaatttagtttaacatCTGAGGAAAAGCAGCATTCAAACACAGAAGTTTTAAGTATTTCAGCGAAAACAAGTACCTCAACTTCGACTGATATTTCAACTAACTCAAATGATGCAAGTTCAACATCGAAAGCCTTAACCGGCATAAATGATATTAGCTCTACATCGGATGCTGCAACTAGATCAGATGATGCAAGTTCTTCAACTGATGCTTCAAGTGATAAGTCAGATTCAAGTTTTGTATCAGGTGTCAGTATCTTTCATACATCtggaaatgaaatttcaagCACTGTAACGAGCCTCTTGAGTACTAATTCTGATTCGACTTTAGATAATGTTTCAAAGTTTAGTACTACGCCAGcagttttaaaagttacaatCACTTCTTCTTCTGATGCTACATCAGTAGTTTCAGAAGTCTCTGTAAGCGCTTCTACTTCTGATACTACACCAGCAGATTTAAAAGTTTCTACAATTACTTCTTCTGATGCTTCACCAGCAGTTTCGAAAGCCTCTACAAACATTCTTACTTCTGATGCTACACCAGTAGTTTCAGAAGTCTCTGTAAGCGCTTCTACTTCCGATACTACTCCAGCAGATTTAAAAGCTTCTACAATTACTTCTTCTGATGCTACACCAGTTTCGAAAGTCTCTACAGACACTGTTATACCAACAGATTTGAGCTCTTCAACTGTAATTTCTCCCAAAAGTACGACTTCTACAGAAGAGCTAGTTTCCAATACTGACATGACTGTAATCACATCTGAGACTACGTCAAAGGATATTAAAACGACGGCATCAAGCCATGAACCCTACATTGATAAATCAACTACCGTAACAGAAGAAACTTCGTCCGATTCCTCAACATTTACCACACCTACCAGTACTTCTTCTGAAGTAACAACAGAACATTTACAACATATTATAATGCCTggtttgaaaaaagtaaaactggGACTAGCAATAACATTTCTGACTGTTGCAGTACTAGCAATGGCAGTTATTATcgtatttatgataaaaatgagaaaaacatcTGCTGGTTACGAAGAACTAAGTTTAGTACCTTAA